The genomic segment CAACAATATCCCCGGGTCCGGCATGGTCCGCAATCCAGTCATCAGCGGCGTCAAAATCACCGGGGACTATCTGGAACGCAACGCGTTTGTTAAGGGGTGTTCTCATCCAGCTGTTGGCGACCACACAGACATCCACTGAGTAACGATCGGCTACCTTGTACGTCTCTTCCTTGACAGGGCATGCATCAGCGTCGATGTAGATCACCGGCCACCTCCCTCGCCCTGATCCCCTGCCTTTCCATCATGCGGTAGAAGGTCCTTCGGGGAATCCCGGCCATTGCGCAGGCCTTTGTGACGTTTCCGTCGGCGGTTTTCAGATAGTGGACGAGGAGTTTTTTCTCAGCGCTGCCGATAGATTTATCGCGCATGGTCCAGTAGTCCAGCACCGGTTCGGGTCCGGCAAAGCCCTTCCGGGAGGATTGAGCCTGCAGCTCCGCGGGAAGGTGCTTCGGCTCGATAAGGACAAGCGAGCCGGCAAGAGGCGCCAGAACTACCGCCCTTTCGATCACGTTTTCCAACTCCCGGATATTGCCGGGCCAGTGATAGGCCATTATGATTTCCATGGCATCGTCTGAAATGCCGTGAACCTGCTTGTTGACCCTTGCGCAGGCCTTCTGCAGGAGGTGCTTCGCGAGGAGGGGGATATCCTCTTGCCGGTCCCTGAGCGGAGGAAGGCGGACGGTGATGATGGCCAGCCTGTAGAAGAGATCCTCACGGAAGCTGTGGGATTCAATGGCCTTTTCCAGATTCCTGTTGGTTGCGGCGATAAGACGGACATCGACTTTCCTGGTGCTGTTTTCGCCTACACGCCGGATCTCTCCCGTGTCAACCACCCTCAGGAGCTTGGCCTGAAGTTCCATGGAAATATCCCCGATCTCATCAAGGAAGAGGGTGCCGCCGTCGGCCTCTTCGAACAGACCTTTCTTGTCCGCAATGGCACCGGTAAAGGCTCCCTTGGCGTGCCCGAAAAGCTCGCTGTCCAGGACCCCCTCGGCGATAGCGGTACAATTGATAGCTATGAGAGGGTGGCCGGCTTTGTCGCTGTTCCGATGGATTGCTCGAGCCACCAGTTCTTTGCCTGTGCCGCTCTCTCCCCGGATCAGGACGGTTGTGGGTGTCGGCGCCACCTGGTTTATAACCTGCAGGACCTGCTGAATCTGCTTCGATGTCCCGATTATGTTGGGCGAAGTTGTAGCGTTTTTGAACTGTTTATGGATGATTTCGTACTTCTGGGTAAGTTCCTCGTTGTTGGTGGACAGTTCCCGGATGAGGTATGGAAGGCACATCTCCAGCTTGGCGAACCCATGAACTACCGCCTTTGCCTTTTCCCGGCATGTGGGGAATCCGCAGGCGCCGCAGTTTAACTCCTCGGCCCGGGTGTTCATGCCAAGGGTGTCCAGAATCTGCTGGATGGCCTCCGGTGTCGTCTCCTCAAGTTCGGTTGATCGGTCAACATAAGGTCTTGAAAGATCCAGACGTTCTCCATCCGGAACCGGGAGGGGGACATCCACCGCCTCCTCAATAACCCTGGCCTGCAGGTCCTGTCGCTGGAACAGTGTAAGGTCGGTGCCCACGCCGTGGGAATTGTTGTCGATAGTGCAGTATTTAACCATAGACAGGCCATGCCGGAAGGAACCGTCGTGCACCTCTTTTAAAAAGGCCAACGTTCTGGCCGCACCGGAGACAGCTAGAATCCGGGATCGTTTGGATTCACCGCCCGGGATCAGGCGGGCCAGAAAATCCCGTGTCAGCCAGTACTGGCTACCGGCGAGCAGCGGCGATCTGTAGTCGAAGGACCCGTCGGTTTTAAGATCGCTGCCCTTTGCAATCAGCCAGTCTTTCAATTCCCTGAACGTCACCACCACTTCGATGTCTTCCTTGAAGCCCTGCTTTTCCATCAGGGCCTTGGTTCCCAGACATGACGTGGCCAGGACAATATTGAACGGGGATTCGGCTCTTTTGTTCAGATATCGGGCCGTGGCCACACCGGGGATGGTAACGGGAACCATGAAAGGGATAAGACTGGGAGCGTGTTTTTCGATGTAGGCGCTTGAAATGGGACATAGCGATCCAATAAACGGGTGGTGTTTCTTCTTCAGGATATTTTCGTAGGCTTGGAAGACATGCTCGATGGCGAGCATGGAGGATCGAACCTCACTAAACCCATGTGAAAGAAGGATGGATTCGAGATCCAGGGGGGATATTCGGGGAAAGGTGATGGGCCAGTTTCTGTCCAGCAGCATGACGGTGGGATGGGGCCCACTAAGGACGGCTTCCATCTGGTTGATGGTTTCCGTCATCTGTATTGCTCCCTGACTGCAGGCATCGAGGCAGTCACCACAGTTGATGCACCTTGCCCTGGAGATGACAATTCCGTCGTCCTGGACTTTTATAGCCTTGACCGGACAGGAGCGGACGCAGGAGTAGCACTTTTTGCATTTCGATTTGTCGGTGTAAATCACCCTCATGGCGATGCGACCTCTCTTCTTCTGAAATATGTATAGTTCAGTTTAACG from the bacterium BMS3Abin14 genome contains:
- the zraR_5 gene encoding transcriptional regulatory protein ZraR, which produces MRVIYTDKSKCKKCYSCVRSCPVKAIKVQDDGIVISRARCINCGDCLDACSQGAIQMTETINQMEAVLSGPHPTVMLLDRNWPITFPRISPLDLESILLSHGFSEVRSSMLAIEHVFQAYENILKKKHHPFIGSLCPISSAYIEKHAPSLIPFMVPVTIPGVATARYLNKRAESPFNIVLATSCLGTKALMEKQGFKEDIEVVVTFRELKDWLIAKGSDLKTDGSFDYRSPLLAGSQYWLTRDFLARLIPGGESKRSRILAVSGAARTLAFLKEVHDGSFRHGLSMVKYCTIDNNSHGVGTDLTLFQRQDLQARVIEEAVDVPLPVPDGERLDLSRPYVDRSTELEETTPEAIQQILDTLGMNTRAEELNCGACGFPTCREKAKAVVHGFAKLEMCLPYLIRELSTNNEELTQKYEIIHKQFKNATTSPNIIGTSKQIQQVLQVINQVAPTPTTVLIRGESGTGKELVARAIHRNSDKAGHPLIAINCTAIAEGVLDSELFGHAKGAFTGAIADKKGLFEEADGGTLFLDEIGDISMELQAKLLRVVDTGEIRRVGENSTRKVDVRLIAATNRNLEKAIESHSFREDLFYRLAIITVRLPPLRDRQEDIPLLAKHLLQKACARVNKQVHGISDDAMEIIMAYHWPGNIRELENVIERAVVLAPLAGSLVLIEPKHLPAELQAQSSRKGFAGPEPVLDYWTMRDKSIGSAEKKLLVHYLKTADGNVTKACAMAGIPRRTFYRMMERQGIRAREVAGDLHRR